In Coregonus clupeaformis isolate EN_2021a unplaced genomic scaffold, ASM2061545v1 scaf2660, whole genome shotgun sequence, the DNA window ttttacccagttaggacACCTGAAAGTGCATgggagaatacacacaggggaaaagcctcatcactgctcccagtgtggaaagagttttaaccagAAAGAATacctgaaagagcatgagagaatacacaggGGAGAAGCGAAAGAAGACATACCgctgctcccactgtggaaagggttttaaccAGTTAGGGGACCTCAAACGACATGAGacaatacacacaggggagaagcctcatcactgctcccagtgtggaaagggttttaaccAGTTAGGGGACCTCAAacgacatgagagaatacacacaggggagaagcctttccaatgctcccagtgtagaaagagttttacccagttagggagccTAAAaatacatgagagaatacacacaggagataagcctcatcactgctcccagtgtagaAAGAGTTTTAACCGGAAAGAATacctgaaagagcatgagagaatacacacaggggagaagcgagataaacctttccaatgctcccagtgtggaaagagtttttcaCAGTTAGGGAACATGAAAcaacatgagaggacacacacaggagagaagcctcatcactgctcccagtgtggaaagagttttacccagttaggacACCTGAAagtgcatgagagaatacacacaggggagaagtgctaccactgctcccaatgtgaaaagagttTTGCCTGGTTAGggtacctgaaaatacatgagagaatacacacaggagagaagcctcatcactgctcccggtgtggaaatagttttacccagttaggtcACCTGAAacagcatgagagaatacacacaggggagaagccgtaccactgctcccaatgtgaaaagagttTTGCCTGGTTAGGTCACATGAGAAGACATGAGAGGACGCACACAGGAGATAAGGATGTAGGCTGCTGAACagtgggacataggacagatgtaggctgaacagtaggacataggacagatgtaggtcCAATACATGGTGGATCAGTAGGCCGTAGAGACTCTGAATGTGTCTTGTGTATTGACTTTCCAGTGTTTTCCGTACTGAAGTAGAGTGatgaagtagagtgatggagtgctgcatcagatgacctggcctccacaatcacccgacctgaacctaaattgagatggtttgggatgagttggaccgcagagtgaaggaaacaaagccaacaagtgctcagcatatgtgggaactccttcaagactgttggaaaataattcctcatgaagctggttgagagaatgccaagctgtcatcaaggcaaagggtggccattttgaagaatgtaaatataaaatatatattgatttgtttaacactttttggttactacatgattccatatgtgttttttttgtcttcaccattattcaacaatgtataaaatagtaaaaataaagaaaaacccttgaatgagtaggtgtgtccatacaTTGACTTATACTGTACATCTACATGATGTATCGTTACACAATGTAGGCGCAGTATAGACCCAACTGCATATCTTGATATTGTTGTAACCTTATGTTTAAAATACTCACTCATTAAAAATCTGTTCTGATCTACACATGATTCTCTTTGTACTTTTACATATCATTTTATTCTTTAATAAAATACATGAAAAACTAACGTTttgtttgaaaataaaataaagattttACCTACATTTGTTACTTTTGGGCAATATACAATATTGATTGAGGAACTATTTGCTGAGGAATGTGACTGTTTTTCTGGATTGTCTGAACTGtattttactttgttttgtactTTCCGATTTTGATTAGATTTGGTCTATAAATGTTATGTGCAGgaaagagaccctggtctcaatggtggcttcctgtttaaataaaggtaaaaaatattgatttatttattcatatttattgtatacagtatatcaatgtAGAGCTCATGTAAACcatgattgaccacacactccagcacattAGGTGGCGGCAAACACCCTAAATGTTTGTTTGCGGACCACCattataccatagaagaagatgCTTCTTCAACAACAACAAAGCTACTGATTCaaccacctcggtagcttgctagctaatatAAAACCGAAACATTGAAGTTCTTTTAGAACATTTTGGATATATTAATCTGAGTGTTTTGAACACAATTCTGTTTACGTATCTACTAGTTAACTTCAACTTAATTTCATTGTTCTATATGTTGAGATTGATACTCATTAGCACTAATGCTAGTCGCTGATGCTATTCACTAATTAGCTAACATCCCCAACCATGAACTTAGCTACtcccctgctaaagaagaggaggatattacagtgaaagaagaggaagaacattttagagaggaagaggatgctATCTCAATAAAAggtgaaggaggaagaggaaggagaggaggaggagactgtacACGACACCAGTGAGTATAGCTGCTCTTGTCAAAATGAAAAGCATGGCATGTGTGCACAAAAAAAAGGAAGAACttgtgggggacttttattttgacatgaggtAAGCAGAGAAAGTGGGTATGGAACAGACTGTTTAATAGATAGATATTCTGTCTCATTCCTCCCGTTTTAAGTACCAACAGTCCAGCCCACcggtacagtagagtatagtacagcacAGCAATGTTTCTGAAACTTACAGAAGGAAAATAACTCATAAAgaaactaagtgttgatattagttgtaaaataactcatcagaaacgaagtgttgatattagttgtaaaATAACTCACCTgaaactaagtgttgatattagttgtaaaATAACTCATCAGAAACTAAGTGCTGATATTAGTTGTAAAATAACTCATCAgaaactaagtgttgatattagttctaaaataactcatcagaatctaagtgttgatatccGTTGTAAAATAACTCATCAGAAACGAAGTGTTGATATCAGTTGTAAAATAACTCATCAGAAACTAAATTGAAGTGCTGATATCAGTTGTAAAATAACTAATCAGAAATTAAATTGAAGTGTTGATATCAGTTGTAAAATAACTAATCAGAAATTAAATGGAAGTGTTGATATCAGTTGTAAAATAACTCATCAGAAACTAAGTGTTGATATCAGTTGTAAAATAACTCATCAGAAATTAAATGGAAGTGTTGATATCAGTTGTCAGGGGtatttacttcaacattattgtgttgaTGTAGGCCATTTCTAATTCACACaatttctggtagatgttttctaaggcCACTTTtacatctgtttgaccagaaatcaaagccttcacTTATGCCAATTTTTTTGCATATCAACAGTGAAGTTCAATAGTGTTTTAATTAGTGTTTTATTCAGGTCTCTCTGTTTAAATAAACACTCtgtttgtctttggcaggagagagaccagactcagagGAACCAGAGCcagagacgtccaaaccagcGAGACCACACCACTGCTCACCACTGCGggaagagttttacccagttagggagccTAAAAGAACATGAGAAAACGtacacaggggagaagccataTCACTGCTCTCAATGTGGTtttggagggaaagaggaggaggagatgaccgtcacagtgaaagaagaggaagacggtTTTGGAGTTAAAGAGGATGGAGAGATAACTGTTAcattagaagaagaagaagaagaagaagaagaagaagaagaagaagagactggaGGTCTGATGAACACCAGTGAGTTCTATCTTAAACAGTGGCACAAATTCTGCAGTTGCTGAACCGATGTCTCTGAATATCTCTTTCTGTAGTGCTTTGATCAATCTCAATATTCGACATCACATGAGGGCAAAATTATTATTTCTTAAGACATGATTTGAAGCTCTACATCATTTGTTTTTAAAATCTCAATGGTTTTATTAGGTCCTTAATATTTAGCTATAAGGTATAGGGAGGCGGGGcacgtagccctttcctgcagtcaaatgtccAAATCGCTCTCTGTCCAAATGTCCAAATCCTCaagggtggaatgttattcatatttttcagaaTTTCATAATTCATAAAATCTTACGAATGTAACTGAAAATCAGGTATTTCTATgttaaacagttttgttatacaGTATTTCAGTGTTCTGTGATGTATATGAAGTGTAATATCGGgacgcaaactcaaaatgtaatacatttcaactctatatctgacatggtacaggtgtctaatgtaatacattccaactctatatctgacatggtacaggtgtctaatgtaatacatttcaactctatatctgacatggtacaggtgtctaatgtaatacatttcaactctatatctgacatggtacaggtgtctaatgtaatacatttcaactctatatctgacatggtacaggtgtctaatgtaatacattccaactctatatctgacatggtacaggtgtctaatgtaatacattccaactctatatctgacatggtacaggtgtctaatgtaatacattccaactctatatctgacatggtacaggtgtctaatgtaatacatttcaactctatatctgacatggtacaggtgtctaatgtaatacattccaactctatatctgacatggtacaggtgtctaatgtaatacattccaactctatatcatggtccaggtgtctaatgtaatacatttcaactctatatctgacatggtccaggtgtctaatgtaatacatttcaactctatatctgacatggaacaggtgtctaatgtaatacatttcaactctatatctgacatggtacaggtgtctaatgtaatacatttcaactctatatctgacatggtacaggtgtctaatgtaatacatttcaactctatatctgacatggtacaggtgtctaatgtaatacatttcaactctatatctgacatggtacaggtgtctaatggaatacatttcaactctatatctgacatggtccaggtgtctaatgtaatacatttcaactctatatctgacatggtacaggtgtctaatgtaatactTTCCAACTCTATAtcatggtccaggtgtctaatgtaatacattccaactctatatctgacatggtacaggtgtctaatgtaatacattccaactctatatctgacatggtccaggtgtctaatgtaatacatttcaactctatatctgacatggtacaggtgtctaatgtaatacatttcaactctatatctgacatggtacaggtgtctaatggaatacatttcaactctatatctgacatggtccaggtgtctaatgtaatacatttcaactctatatctgacatggtacaggtgtctaatgtaatactTTCCAACTCTATAtcatggtccaggtgtctaatgtaatacattccaactctatatctgacatggtccaggtgtctaatgtaatacattccaactctatatctgacatggtccaggtgtctaatgtaatacattccaactctatatcatggtccaggtgtctaatgtaatacattccaactctatatctgacatggtacaggtgtctaatgtaatacattccaactctatatcatggtacaggtgtctaatgtaatacattccaactctatatctgacatggtccaggtgtctaatgtaatacattccaactctatatctgacatggtacaggtgtctaatgtaatacattccaactctatatctgacatggtccaggtgtctaatgtaatacattccaactctatatctgacatggtacaggtgtctaatgtaatacattccaactctatatctgacatggtccaggtgtctaatgtaatacattccaactctatatctgacatggtccaggtgtctaatgtaatacattccaactctatatctgacatggaacaggtgtctaatgtaatacattccaactctatatctgacatggtccaggtgtctaatgtaatacattccaactctatatctgacatggtacaggtgtctaatgtaatacattccaactctatatctgacatggtacaggtgtctaatgtaatacattccaactctatatctgacatggtccaggtgtctaatgtaatacattccaactctatatctgacatggtacaggtgtctaatgtaatacattccaactctatatctgacatggtccaggtgtctaatgtaatacattccaactctatatctgacatggtacaggtgtctaatgtaatacattccaactctatatctgacatggtccaggtgtctaatgtaatacattccaactctatatctgacatggtccaggtgtctaatgtaatacattccaactctatatctgacatggaacaggtgtctaatgtaatacattccaactctatatctgacatggtccaggtgtctaatgtaatacattccaactctatatacatggtacaggtgtctaatgtaatacatttcaactctatatctgacatggaacaggtgtctaatgtaatacattccaactctatatctgacatggtacaggtgtctaatgtaatacatttcaactctatatctgacatggtccaggtgtctaatgtaatacatttcaactctatatctgacatggtacgggtgtctaatgtaatacattccaactctatatcatggtccaggtgtctaatgtaatacattccaactctatatctgacatggaacaggtgtctaatgtaatacattccaactctatatcatggtccaggtgtctaatgtaatacattccaactctatatcatggtccaggtgtctaatgtaatacattccaactctatatcatggtacaggtgtctaatgtaatacattccaactctatatctgacatggtccaggtgtctaatgtaatacattccaactctatatctgacatggtacaggtgtctaatgtaatacatttcaactctatatctgacatggtccaggtgtctaatgtaatacattccaactctatatctgacatggtacaggtgtctaatggaatacatttcaactctatatctgacatggtccaggtgtctaatgtaatacatttcaactctatatctgacatggtacaggtgtctaatgtaatactTTCCAACTCTATAtcatggtccaggtgtctaatgtaatacattccaactctatatctgacatggtacaggtgtctaatgtaatacattccaactctatatctgacatggtccaggtgtctaatgtaatacatttcaactctatatctgacatggtacaggtgtctaatgtaatacatttcaactctatatctgacatggtacaggtgtctaatggaatacatttcaactctatatctgacatggtccaggtgtctaatgtaatacatttcaactctatatctgacatggtacaggtgtctaatgtaatactttccaactctatatctgacatggtccaggtgtctaatgtaatacattccaactctatatctgacatggtacaggtgtctaatgtaatacattccaactctatatctgacatggtccaggtgtctaatgtaatacattccaactctatatgcatggtccaggtgtctaatgtaatacattccaactctatatctgacatggtacaggtgtctaatgtaatacattccaactctatatcatggtacaggtgtctaatgtaatacattccaactctatatctgacatggtccaggtgtctaatgtaatacattccaactctatatctgacatggtacaggtgtctaatgtaatacattccaactctatatctgacatggtccaggtgtctaatgtaatacattccaactctatatctgacatggtacaggtgtctaatgtaatacattccaactctatatctgacatggtccaggtgtctaatgtaatacattccaactctatatctgacatggtccaggtgtctaatgtaatacattccaactctatatctgacatggaacaggtgtctaatgtaatacattccaactctatatctgacatggtccaggtgtctaatgtaatacattccaactctatatctgacatggtacaggtgtctaatgtaatacattccaactctatatctgacatggtacaggtgtctaatgtaatacattccaactctatatctgacatggtccaggtgtctaatgtaatacattccaactctatatctgacatggtacaggtgtctaatgtaatacattccaactctatatctgacatggtccaggtgtctaatgtaatacattccaactctatatctgacatggtacaggtgtctaatgtaatacattccaactctatatctgacatggtccaggtgtctaatgtaatacattccaactctatatctgacatggtccaggtgtctaatgtaatacattccaactctatatctgacatggaacaggtgtctaatgtaatacattccaactctatatctgacatggtccaggtgtctaatgtaatacattccaactctatatcatggtacaggtgtctaatgtaatacatttcaactctatatctgacatggaacaggtgtctaatgtaatacattccaactctatatctgacatggtacaggtgtctaatgtaatacatttcaactctatatctgacatggtacaggtgtctaatgtaatacatttcaactctatatctgacatggtacaggtgtctaatgtaatacattccaactctatatcatggtccaggtgtctaatgtaatacattccaactctatatctgacatggaacaggtgtctaatgtaatacattccaactctatatcatggtccaggtgtctaatgtaatacattccaactctatatcatggtccaggtgtctaatgtaatacattccaactctatatcatggtacaggtgtctaatgtaatacattccaactctatatctgacatggtccaggtgtctaatgtaatacattccaactctatatctgacatggtacaggtgtctaatgtaatacatttcaactctatatctgacatggtccaggtgtctaatgtaatacattccaactctatatctgacatggtacaggtgtctaatgtaatacatttcaactctatatctgacatggtacaggtgtctaatgtaatacattccaactctatatctgacatggtccaggtgtctaatgtaatacattccaactctatatctgacatggtccaggtgtctaatgtaatacattccaactctatatctgacatggtccaggtgactaatgtaatacattccaactctatatctgacatggtacaggtgtctaatgtaatacattccaactctatatctgacatggaacAGGTGTCTAATTtaatacattccaactctatatctgacatggtacaggtgtctaatgtaatacattccaactctatatctgacatggtacaggtgtctaatgtaatacattccaactctatatctgacatggtccaggtgtctaatgtaatacattccaactctatatctgacatggtacaggtgtctaatgtaatacattccaactctatatctgacatggtccaggtgtctaatgtaatacattccaactctatatctgacatggtacaggtgtctaatgtaatacattccaactctatatctgacatggtacaggtgtctaatgtaatacattccaactctatatctgacatggtccaggtgtctaatgtaatacattccaactctatatctgacatggaacaggtgtcttcttttttttttttttgcccataacaatgtgtgtgaggtgtgtttcaaagcagatttgtttaagactaccaagaatgtgtgaccctgatttagccccactgcagtaaaaggttaaccctTAATGCAGTGTAGTGTTGCTAGGGCAACAACCAACACGTGCTTTGGGGTCCCGAGCACCGAATCTGGGAAACCCTTCCCTAatggctcctgtaagtcgctctcgataagagcgtctgctgaatgactaaaatttaaatgtaaagagTTACACAGACTAATCTGAAAATCTCTATGATGCCACGTCATACAGTATATGCTATATTATTACAACCCAACTCCTGTCTGATTTCATGACATTTGGGTGAAATCTTGGCTTTCATTTTCTTTTCAAAATGATGAAGGGGACAGAATCAAAGACAGCGAAGGATCATTTGGATCTGGATTAAGACAATCTAAAACACTGACCTCAGGTTATTGAGGGATCTTTAGTTTTGGATTAAACCTCAGAGGAAGACAGTTTTACCACGTGGAGGGTTCATTCAGGGTCGTGTTTATTAAGTGCACAACATAGCAACATGTTTCACAGCTCAAAAtgaaaaaatatgtaaacatttatATGATCCTGGTCTCTGTTTAACTAGATATGCTGTTTGTCTTTTGGCAGACTCTCACTCTCACAtcgggaagagtccttcaggggaaccagagATGCCCAAACCAGTGAGACCACACCAgtgttcccactgtggaaagagttttaagtgGGTATGTTACCTGAAAGAGCATGAAAGAATACCCACAGGAGAAAAGCCATTCCAATGCTCacagtgtggaaagggttttaccttGGTAGGGAGCCTGAAAACACATGAGAGGACACAAACAGGaaagaagcctttccaatgctctcagtgtAAAAATAGTTTTAGCaagttagggaacctgaaaaggcatgataggacacacacaggagaaaaacctttcaatgttcccagtgtggaaagagttttacagaGTTAGGGAGCATGAAAAGACATGAGATTTTCCTCATCATGGTGCCTAAAatcacatgagaggacaca includes these proteins:
- the LOC121566102 gene encoding LOW QUALITY PROTEIN: zinc finger protein 239 (The sequence of the model RefSeq protein was modified relative to this genomic sequence to represent the inferred CDS: deleted 1 base in 1 codon), giving the protein MLFQQQQFIRLEEEETGELINTRERPDSEEPETSKPARRFHCTHCGKGFNQLRDLKRHERIHRGDKPHHCSQCGKSFTQLGHLKVHGRIHTGEKPHHCSQCGKSFNQKEYLKEHERIHRGERKKTYRCSHCGKGFNQLGDLKRHETIHTGEKPHHCSQCGKGFNQLGDLKRHERIHTGEKPFQCSQCRKSFTQLGSLKIHERIHTGDKPHHCSQCRKSFNRKEYLKEHERIHTGEKRDKPFQCSQCGKSFSQLGNMKQHERTHTGEKPHHCSQCGKSFTQLGHLKVHERIHTGEKCYHCSQCEKSFAWLGYLKIHERIHTGEKPHHCSRCGNSFTQLGHLKQHERIHTGEKPYHCSQCEKSFAWLGHMRRHERTHTGDKDVGC